Proteins encoded in a region of the Chloroherpetonaceae bacterium genome:
- a CDS encoding helix-turn-helix domain-containing protein — translation MKRPSAPTDAAACRQLLTKALTHAPEYRFRLSSLCHALQLSERKLWQLCQDCFGQTPKALMDWARAKTFLQVVELEPELKLRALGKRLGFESESAFNRFAHRVFGGSPQQAKEHRGASAQALQARYEAIEAWFARETAGAAASDAALGERVSKRLWQTEDSDSGASRVRKTRPKRKTESENRIRKPKRKTETENRIRKPKRKTESENRNGKPKTNFLEKTKKRP, via the coding sequence ATGAAACGCCCATCTGCCCCGACCGATGCTGCGGCTTGCCGACAACTGCTGACAAAAGCGCTCACACACGCCCCTGAGTACCGCTTCCGACTCAGTTCGCTCTGCCACGCGCTCCAACTCAGCGAGCGCAAACTCTGGCAACTCTGCCAAGATTGTTTCGGGCAAACGCCCAAAGCGTTGATGGACTGGGCGCGGGCAAAAACGTTTTTGCAGGTCGTGGAACTCGAGCCTGAACTCAAACTTCGAGCCTTGGGGAAGCGACTGGGTTTTGAGAGCGAGAGCGCGTTCAACAGGTTTGCGCATAGAGTATTTGGCGGCTCGCCGCAGCAAGCGAAAGAGCATCGGGGAGCGTCGGCGCAGGCGTTGCAGGCGCGGTATGAGGCGATAGAGGCGTGGTTTGCGCGGGAGACGGCAGGGGCGGCAGCAAGCGATGCTGCGCTGGGGGAGAGGGTGAGCAAAAGGCTGTGGCAAACGGAAGATAGCGATAGCGGCGCCAGCAGAGTCAGGAAAACCCGACCGAAACGGAAAACCGAATCAGAAAACCGAATCAGAAAACCGAAACGGAAAACCGAAACGGAAAACCGAATCAGAAAACCGAAACGGAAAACCGAATCAGAAAACCGAAACGGAAAACCGAAAACAAATTTTCTTGAAAAAACGAAAAAGCGACC